In one Armatimonadota bacterium genomic region, the following are encoded:
- a CDS encoding metal-dependent transcriptional regulator, which translates to MSRESSVSIQDYLKTIYHLTEGDKPVSTGVLARRLNCTPAAVSQMLPLLSEKGWVVHQPYRGVRLTETGVKIAEEIVRHHRLLERYLVDHLGYDADNAHDEAERLEHHISEEFEAKIAEIMNDPETCPHGSPIPPRR; encoded by the coding sequence CTATCTCAAAACCATCTATCACTTAACAGAAGGCGACAAACCCGTCAGTACCGGCGTTCTAGCGCGCCGACTGAACTGCACGCCCGCAGCCGTCAGCCAGATGCTCCCCTTGCTATCGGAGAAGGGCTGGGTCGTGCACCAACCCTACCGAGGCGTGCGACTGACCGAAACCGGCGTCAAGATCGCCGAAGAGATCGTCCGCCATCACCGCCTCTTAGAGCGATACCTCGTCGATCACCTGGGCTACGACGCCGACAACGCGCACGACGAGGCCGAGCGATTAGAGCACCACATCTCCGAAGAGTTCGAAGCCAAGATCGCCGAGATCATGAACGACCCCGAAACCTGCCCGCACGGAAGCCCCATTCCGCCCCGACGCTAA